One window of the Tautonia marina genome contains the following:
- a CDS encoding prolyl oligopeptidase family serine peptidase — MNRSKSVLMLVGLVLAIGWSTQPVMAQGTLADYRRADKLRSRTRGTVYKTSVRPHWSADQTRFWYRNDLPGDAREFVVVEPEQAVRRPAFDHQQLAEALAETLGEAVEADRLPIDRLEWADDDRSFVLQVDDVWWKLDAETAELSTAEPKDRPTSRQRNAVPQASRRTGKETEILVVNRTSGPISLIWLDPSGHPRSYGTIPKGEERRQHTFGGHVWSVEDGEGREIDRFEAEDQPARFEIEEDQEVPPPPPRERSNRRRTERGEMGQSPNGRWVASIQDHNVIVRDRESGEEFRLSEEGSEADSYEARVFWSPDSTKLVAMRRAKGDSRKVYLIESSPQDQLQPKLDSYDYLKPGDQVDVSRPHLFDIDAREEISIRDELYANPWRISDVRWSSDSSRFTFLFNERGHQCLRIIAVDAKTGEARVLVEEASETFIDYSQKFFCRYLDDSNEILWASERDGWNHLFLFDAGTGELKQQVTQGEWVVRGVDRVDEEARQIWFRAGGIVPNQDPYFIHHARVNFDGTGLVLLTEGDGTHSIEYSPDGRFLIDTYSRVDLPPVIALRSAEDGRLVCELERADASELMASGWQVPERVVAKGRDGETEIYGVIFRPTTFDPSRNYPVIEQIYAGPQGAFVPKEFSALHGPQRLAELGFLLVQIDGMGTNWRSKAFHDVCWRNLADAGLPDRIAWMKAAAVDRPYMDLSRVGIYGGSAGGQNALGALLFHPEFYKVAVADCGCHDNRMDKIWWNEQWMGWPVGPHYEESSNVVNAHRLRGKLLLTVGELDRNVDPASTMQVVDALIRSGKDFDLLVIPGAGHGAGGSRYGDRRRRDFFVRHLLGVEPPDWNGLPPEEADLAEGED; from the coding sequence ATGAACAGGTCGAAGTCGGTCCTCATGCTCGTGGGATTGGTGCTCGCAATCGGGTGGTCCACGCAACCGGTGATGGCTCAGGGGACCCTGGCCGATTATCGCCGGGCCGACAAGTTACGGAGTAGAACGCGAGGCACAGTCTACAAGACCAGCGTTCGACCCCACTGGTCGGCGGATCAGACGCGGTTCTGGTATCGAAACGATCTTCCCGGCGATGCCCGGGAATTCGTCGTGGTTGAGCCTGAGCAGGCGGTACGGCGACCGGCCTTCGACCACCAGCAACTGGCCGAAGCTTTGGCGGAAACCCTGGGAGAAGCGGTCGAAGCGGATCGGTTACCGATCGATCGGCTCGAATGGGCGGACGATGATCGATCGTTCGTGCTCCAGGTCGATGACGTGTGGTGGAAGCTTGATGCCGAGACTGCGGAACTGAGCACCGCCGAACCGAAGGATCGGCCGACGTCTCGCCAGCGGAACGCAGTCCCCCAGGCCAGTCGACGAACCGGAAAGGAAACCGAGATCCTTGTGGTGAACCGCACTTCGGGACCAATTTCGTTGATCTGGCTCGATCCGTCGGGACACCCTCGGAGCTATGGCACGATTCCGAAGGGAGAGGAGCGGCGGCAGCATACCTTCGGTGGGCATGTCTGGTCGGTTGAGGATGGCGAGGGGCGTGAAATTGACCGCTTCGAGGCGGAAGATCAGCCGGCTCGCTTCGAGATCGAGGAGGATCAGGAGGTGCCTCCTCCGCCTCCCCGAGAACGATCGAACCGGAGGCGGACGGAGCGGGGGGAGATGGGGCAGTCACCGAATGGTCGCTGGGTGGCATCGATTCAGGATCATAATGTCATTGTGCGCGATCGCGAGTCCGGCGAGGAGTTCCGACTTTCCGAGGAAGGCAGCGAGGCCGACAGCTACGAGGCTCGGGTCTTCTGGTCTCCTGACTCGACGAAACTCGTCGCCATGCGGAGAGCGAAGGGAGACAGTCGGAAGGTCTATCTGATTGAGTCGTCTCCACAGGATCAGCTTCAGCCAAAGCTCGACTCGTATGATTATCTCAAGCCAGGGGATCAGGTCGACGTTTCCAGGCCCCATCTGTTCGATATAGACGCACGCGAGGAAATCTCGATTCGGGACGAGTTGTATGCCAACCCCTGGCGTATCAGTGACGTGCGGTGGTCGTCGGATTCATCACGATTTACGTTTTTGTTCAACGAGCGGGGTCATCAGTGCCTGAGAATCATCGCTGTGGATGCAAAGACGGGCGAAGCCCGCGTCCTTGTCGAGGAGGCAAGCGAGACGTTTATTGATTACAGCCAAAAGTTCTTCTGTCGATACCTGGACGACTCGAACGAGATTCTCTGGGCTTCGGAGCGGGATGGGTGGAATCATCTCTTTCTTTTTGATGCCGGTACAGGGGAGCTGAAGCAGCAGGTCACGCAAGGAGAATGGGTGGTTCGAGGGGTGGATCGAGTGGATGAGGAGGCCCGGCAGATCTGGTTTCGAGCCGGAGGAATCGTGCCGAACCAGGACCCGTATTTCATTCACCATGCACGAGTCAACTTTGACGGTACTGGTTTGGTCCTCTTGACGGAAGGGGATGGGACGCATTCGATCGAGTATTCGCCGGACGGACGATTTCTGATCGATACCTATTCTCGCGTGGATCTGCCACCAGTGATTGCATTGCGATCGGCTGAGGATGGCCGTTTGGTCTGTGAGCTGGAACGAGCGGATGCGTCGGAGTTAATGGCGAGCGGATGGCAGGTTCCTGAGCGAGTTGTGGCCAAGGGACGCGACGGCGAAACCGAGATTTATGGGGTTATCTTTCGGCCGACGACCTTTGATCCGTCGCGGAACTATCCGGTGATCGAACAGATTTACGCCGGCCCACAGGGGGCGTTTGTGCCCAAGGAATTCTCGGCGTTGCATGGTCCGCAACGGCTCGCGGAGCTGGGGTTTCTTCTGGTTCAGATCGACGGAATGGGCACGAACTGGCGGTCCAAGGCGTTCCACGACGTTTGCTGGCGAAATCTGGCCGATGCGGGGTTGCCGGATCGAATTGCCTGGATGAAGGCAGCAGCGGTCGATCGGCCATACATGGATTTGTCTCGGGTCGGGATCTATGGCGGATCGGCGGGAGGTCAGAATGCGCTGGGGGCCCTCCTCTTCCACCCCGAGTTTTACAAGGTGGCCGTGGCCGATTGTGGGTGTCACGATAATCGGATGGACAAAATCTGGTGGAACGAGCAATGGATGGGATGGCCGGTGGGACCGCACTATGAAGAATCGTCGAATGTCGTGAACGCTCACAGGCTCCGGGGCAAACTGCTCCTCACGGTCGGTGAACTGGATCGAAATGTCGATCCGGCCTCGACGATGCAGGTGGTTGATGCGTTGATTCGGTCGGGCAAGGATTTTGATCTTCTGGTCATTCCGGGCGCTGGGCACGGAGCCGGAGGCAGTCGATATGGCGATCGTCGCCGTCGGGATTTCTTCGTGCGGCACCTGCTTGGGGTTGAGCCGCCGGATTGGAATGGGTTGCCGCCGGAGGAGGCTGATCTGGCCGAAGGAGAGGATTGA
- a CDS encoding carboxypeptidase M32, with amino-acid sequence MDAKAAYDELVQRCREWSTLASCAALLSWDEQTFMPSGGSAFRGNQLGLLAGLEHERATDPTLGDLLATVEGSDLIADPESPEAVNVREIRRSFNRKTKLPRELVEELARVTSTAQHEWVACRRAHDYQRFLPWLDRIVTLKRREAECVGHASGDLYDALLDEYEPGASAATLSALFATLRAELVPLVEAIAGSSNRPDPSVLRGTFPIETQRMLGELVAASIGFDFERGRLDTSAHPFCSGIAPGDCRITTRYRSDDFEESFFGVLHEVGHGLYEQGLPADRFGTPMGESVSLGIHESQSRLWENLVGRGRAFWTFWFPIIKRLFRGSLGSANLDTFHRAVNRVEPSLIRTQADEVTYNLHILIRFDLERALLSGDLPPADLPGAWDEAYRRDLGVVAPDVADGCLQDVHWSAGLIGYFPTYTLGNVYAAQLFDAASRELGDLDATLARGDSQPLLDWLRGQIHHHARRYRPADLITHATGSAPESKPLIQSLRSRYGMAYGLSTQ; translated from the coding sequence GTGGACGCGAAGGCCGCATACGACGAGTTGGTTCAACGGTGCCGCGAGTGGTCCACCCTCGCCTCGTGCGCGGCCTTGCTCTCCTGGGATGAGCAGACCTTTATGCCGTCTGGAGGTTCCGCCTTCCGCGGCAACCAGCTTGGCTTGCTCGCCGGCCTGGAACACGAACGCGCCACCGACCCAACCCTGGGCGACTTGCTCGCAACGGTGGAAGGTTCCGACCTCATCGCCGATCCTGAGAGTCCCGAGGCCGTCAACGTCCGTGAGATTCGGCGATCGTTCAACCGCAAGACCAAATTACCCCGGGAACTTGTTGAGGAACTTGCACGGGTCACCTCGACCGCGCAGCACGAATGGGTCGCCTGCCGTCGGGCTCACGATTATCAACGCTTCCTCCCCTGGCTCGATCGAATCGTCACCTTGAAGCGGCGCGAGGCCGAGTGTGTCGGTCACGCTTCAGGGGACCTGTATGACGCACTCCTCGATGAGTACGAACCCGGGGCCTCGGCCGCGACACTTTCTGCGCTGTTTGCCACCTTGCGAGCCGAGCTGGTGCCGCTGGTCGAGGCCATTGCCGGTTCATCGAACCGTCCCGATCCGTCGGTTCTTCGCGGAACCTTCCCGATTGAAACGCAGCGGATGCTCGGAGAACTGGTTGCCGCGTCAATCGGTTTCGATTTCGAGCGTGGACGCCTCGACACCTCCGCTCACCCGTTCTGTTCAGGCATCGCGCCGGGTGATTGCCGGATCACCACCCGCTACCGGAGCGACGATTTTGAAGAGTCCTTCTTCGGCGTTCTCCACGAGGTCGGCCACGGTCTCTATGAACAGGGACTGCCCGCTGACCGCTTTGGCACGCCGATGGGCGAGTCCGTCTCGCTCGGCATTCATGAATCGCAATCGCGCCTCTGGGAAAACCTCGTTGGCCGCGGTCGGGCCTTTTGGACCTTCTGGTTCCCGATCATCAAACGCCTCTTTCGAGGCTCACTCGGCTCTGCGAACCTCGACACGTTCCACCGCGCCGTCAACAGGGTTGAACCATCCCTGATCCGAACTCAGGCCGATGAAGTCACGTACAATCTTCACATCCTCATTCGCTTTGATCTGGAACGGGCCTTGCTTTCGGGCGATTTGCCCCCGGCCGACCTGCCGGGAGCCTGGGACGAGGCTTACCGCCGCGATCTTGGCGTCGTCGCTCCCGATGTCGCGGACGGCTGCCTCCAAGATGTCCACTGGTCGGCGGGTCTGATCGGCTATTTCCCAACCTACACCCTCGGCAACGTCTATGCCGCCCAGCTTTTTGATGCAGCCTCCCGCGAGCTTGGCGATCTCGACGCGACCCTGGCCCGGGGCGATTCCCAGCCCTTGCTCGACTGGCTCCGCGGCCAGATTCATCATCACGCCCGTCGCTATCGTCCCGCCGACCTGATCACCCATGCAACCGGCTCCGCTCCCGAGTCGAAACCTTTGATCCAATCGCTCCGATCCCGCTACGGAATGGCCTATGGCCTCTCGACGCAGTGA
- a CDS encoding glycosyltransferase — protein MSAFDDLGDRPTGNSLVIMIPVFNDWVALDLLLPELDRVLQTHRMSADVLVIDDGSSTEPQSADRSYNALGRVDILPLKRNLGHQRAIAIGLAVVADRLPGCQTLVVMDGDGEDDPRDIPRMLDRYRAEGCRKIVFADRTRRSESLKFRFFYQLYRMAHRVLTGFDVRVGNFSVIPRSVLERLVVVSELWNHYAAAAFNSRQPHCSVSTVRARRLHGKPTMNFVRLVVHGLSAISVHSELIGVRMLMVAFVLILLVLLSTVAAVIVRLVTPLAIPGWATTAVGISLVLLAQAVMLALLFCFVTLSGRQGLTFLPIRDYGYFAGPLRNLYPGES, from the coding sequence ATGAGTGCTTTCGACGACCTCGGCGACCGTCCGACGGGTAACTCGCTCGTCATCATGATCCCGGTCTTCAACGACTGGGTCGCCCTGGACTTGCTCCTCCCAGAGCTCGACCGCGTCTTGCAAACGCACCGGATGTCGGCCGACGTCCTCGTAATCGACGACGGCTCATCCACCGAGCCTCAGTCGGCCGATCGGTCGTACAACGCACTCGGACGTGTCGATATCTTGCCACTCAAGCGAAACCTCGGGCATCAACGCGCCATTGCGATCGGACTCGCCGTCGTGGCCGATCGGCTGCCAGGCTGTCAAACGCTGGTCGTCATGGATGGCGACGGCGAAGACGACCCCCGCGACATTCCCCGGATGCTCGATCGTTACCGCGCCGAGGGATGCCGGAAAATCGTTTTTGCCGATCGCACCCGGCGCTCAGAGTCCCTCAAATTCCGCTTCTTTTATCAGCTCTATCGAATGGCCCATCGGGTCTTGACCGGATTTGACGTGCGGGTCGGCAACTTCAGCGTCATCCCCCGATCGGTCCTGGAACGACTGGTTGTCGTCTCCGAACTTTGGAATCACTACGCCGCCGCCGCCTTCAATTCCAGGCAACCGCATTGCAGCGTGTCAACGGTCCGAGCCCGACGTTTGCACGGTAAGCCGACCATGAACTTCGTCCGACTTGTCGTCCACGGACTCAGCGCGATCTCGGTCCATAGCGAATTGATCGGCGTGCGAATGTTGATGGTCGCCTTCGTTCTGATCCTCCTGGTCCTGCTCAGCACCGTCGCCGCCGTCATCGTTCGGCTGGTGACCCCGCTGGCAATCCCCGGCTGGGCGACCACGGCGGTCGGCATCTCGCTTGTTTTGCTTGCGCAGGCGGTCATGCTCGCGCTCCTGTTTTGCTTCGTGACCCTCAGCGGCCGGCAAGGGCTCACGTTCTTGCCCATCCGCGATTATGGCTATTTCGCAGGTCCGCTGCGTAATCTCTATCCGGGTGAATCATGA
- a CDS encoding class I SAM-dependent methyltransferase, protein MSQYTYEGSELDLFADARVWKSNLQRQLAPFLGAEVLEVGAGFGGTTRFLCKGNHQRWVCLEPDDTLASRLAASIADGSLPPCCQVSVGTTADLSDDSFDTILYIDVVEHIEHDAEELARAATLLKPGGHLAVLSPAHQWLYTPFDQSIGHFRRYSKRSLAALSPPGLDRVRLRYLDTAGLLASLGNRLVLKSAMPSPRQIVFWDRYLVRASRVLDPCLNYQLGKSVLGIWKRPMSAPRSV, encoded by the coding sequence ATGAGCCAGTACACCTACGAGGGTTCGGAGCTTGACCTTTTCGCCGATGCCAGGGTCTGGAAGTCGAACCTTCAGCGTCAGCTTGCCCCCTTCCTCGGTGCCGAGGTGCTGGAAGTCGGGGCCGGATTTGGCGGAACGACCCGATTTCTCTGCAAGGGCAACCATCAACGTTGGGTCTGCCTCGAACCCGACGACACCCTGGCCTCCCGACTCGCCGCGTCCATTGCCGACGGTTCCTTGCCGCCCTGCTGCCAGGTTTCGGTCGGAACGACGGCGGATCTCTCCGACGACTCCTTCGACACGATTCTCTACATCGACGTGGTCGAACACATCGAACACGACGCCGAGGAACTTGCCCGCGCCGCGACGCTTCTCAAGCCTGGGGGCCATCTTGCGGTCCTCTCTCCCGCTCATCAGTGGCTCTACACCCCGTTTGACCAGTCCATCGGTCACTTCCGACGCTACAGCAAGCGATCGCTCGCGGCCCTCTCTCCCCCGGGCCTGGATCGAGTCCGATTGCGGTATCTCGACACGGCCGGGCTCCTTGCGTCGCTCGGCAATCGTCTGGTCCTGAAGAGCGCCATGCCCAGCCCCCGACAGATCGTCTTCTGGGATCGCTATCTGGTCCGGGCTTCGCGTGTTCTCGACCCCTGCTTGAATTATCAACTTGGCAAATCGGTGCTTGGCATCTGGAAACGACCGATGTCAGCCCCCCGGTCCGTATGA
- a CDS encoding serine/threonine-protein kinase encodes MNHDPTPSSLGSVHAAPVGDSAPEFEETPDLRDTATISPDAILAQDDGFTLRDEPPRSLIAVARNFGKYHLICELGRGGMGVVYKARQTDLDRIVALKMILSSHLASNDQIARFYAEARSAARLRDPSIVGIYEVGEYRGQHFFTMEYVAGKSLAQVIRENRPGIEETSRLVMIVARAVHYLHRQGMIHRDLKPSNILIDEAGNPNVSDFGLAKLLETEDVMTASNAIVGTPGYMAPEQAAGKGRDVGPSSDIYSLGAILYECLTGRPPHNGQAALETLVQVIEGEPPHPRELNPAIPRPLEKICLKCLEKDPSDRYASAGDLAEDLDHFLRGEPVEATRGGPWHRLRRWARREPALASRLGTMAACGLIVYLNHTLITWTRSASSRSIAVVVIWALASFLCQRLLHRHRWANLARYAWSALDVLLFSLLVFEIQGLNTALVSGYFLLVSASGLWFHERTVWLTTFLSVTGYAALAITQGLPELGYDAPYRHFVFASALAASGFVVSYQVRRVRALSSYYTHRPLP; translated from the coding sequence ATGAATCACGATCCGACTCCCTCATCTCTGGGTTCGGTCCATGCTGCGCCGGTCGGTGACTCCGCGCCGGAATTCGAGGAGACTCCCGATCTCCGCGACACCGCCACCATTTCTCCTGATGCCATCCTTGCCCAGGACGACGGCTTTACCCTCCGAGACGAACCTCCCCGCTCACTCATCGCCGTGGCCCGCAACTTCGGCAAATATCATCTCATCTGCGAGCTTGGTCGGGGTGGAATGGGGGTGGTGTACAAGGCTCGGCAAACGGATCTCGACCGGATCGTCGCCTTGAAGATGATCCTGTCGAGCCACCTTGCCTCAAACGATCAAATCGCGCGCTTCTATGCCGAGGCCCGATCGGCGGCCCGTCTCCGAGACCCGAGCATCGTCGGCATCTATGAGGTCGGCGAATACCGTGGTCAGCATTTCTTCACCATGGAGTATGTCGCCGGCAAGAGCCTCGCCCAGGTGATCCGCGAAAACCGTCCGGGAATCGAGGAAACCTCTCGCCTGGTCATGATCGTTGCCCGCGCCGTCCATTACCTCCACCGCCAGGGGATGATCCATCGCGATCTCAAACCGTCGAACATCCTGATCGATGAGGCGGGCAACCCCAATGTCTCCGACTTCGGGCTGGCCAAGCTCCTCGAAACCGAAGATGTCATGACCGCCTCGAATGCCATCGTGGGCACCCCTGGCTACATGGCTCCCGAGCAAGCGGCCGGCAAAGGGCGCGATGTCGGCCCGAGCAGCGACATCTATAGCCTCGGTGCCATTCTCTATGAGTGTCTAACGGGTCGCCCTCCGCACAACGGCCAGGCCGCGCTCGAAACGCTCGTCCAGGTCATCGAGGGAGAACCTCCCCATCCTCGCGAACTCAATCCGGCCATTCCCCGTCCGCTCGAAAAAATCTGCCTCAAGTGCCTGGAGAAAGACCCGTCCGACCGCTACGCCTCGGCCGGCGACCTTGCCGAAGACCTTGACCACTTCCTCCGGGGAGAACCCGTCGAGGCGACCCGAGGAGGCCCCTGGCACCGCCTTCGCCGCTGGGCTCGACGCGAGCCGGCGCTTGCCTCTCGTCTCGGCACGATGGCCGCCTGTGGCCTGATCGTCTACCTCAATCACACCTTGATTACCTGGACCCGATCGGCGTCGTCTCGGTCGATCGCCGTGGTCGTCATCTGGGCGCTTGCCTCATTCCTCTGCCAGCGTCTATTGCATCGGCACCGCTGGGCGAACCTGGCGCGCTATGCGTGGTCGGCCCTCGATGTCCTGCTGTTCAGCCTGCTCGTGTTCGAGATCCAGGGCCTCAACACCGCGCTCGTCTCCGGCTACTTCCTGTTGGTTTCAGCCTCGGGACTCTGGTTTCACGAACGAACAGTCTGGCTCACAACCTTCCTCTCCGTGACCGGCTATGCGGCCCTGGCCATCACTCAGGGTCTTCCCGAGCTCGGCTACGACGCTCCTTACCGGCACTTCGTCTTTGCCTCGGCCCTGGCGGCATCGGGGTTCGTCGTTTCGTATCAGGTCCGCCGGGTCCGAGCCTTGAGCAGCTATTACACCCACCGTCCCTTACCGTAG
- a CDS encoding bifunctional aminoglycoside phosphotransferase/ATP-binding protein — protein MEIEVLIDALARPDAYEHRVDAVEVHQTHISVVFLAGPYAYKVKKSVNFGFVDFSTLERRRHFCEEEIRLNRRLAPNVYLGVVPVTRSGDRLRMEGLGDVVEWAVKMERLDETMTLKHQVKECGLGGQELEHAIGTIVARLVAFYGLADRNAAIADAAGFEAVARNAEDNFVSSEPLVGRSVSRSVIDRLRALTHWELERLRPLVMARADRGVPCDGHGDLRLDHIYLRPDRCPPDDLVIVDCIEFSDWLRSVDPVADLAFLAMDLLAARGDRSGVRAVIQAYEALSGDEEGRPLWPFFIAYRAVVRAKVDGLAALQPERSDEDRAEAIQKARGHWLRALGELEDASRRPCLVLVAGAPGAGKSTLARGLADRSGFEVIRSDVVRKELAGLSPTHSAAADFGEGIYTSEWTERTYAECLRRAEAMLFEGRRVVVDASFAREEQRLRFLKAARSLGVPAVFLNMVAPLEVLRDRLARRTGDASDAGPEMAEQAFRAWEQPEDQEVIARQLAIMVRDDPNGTLGEALVRLDTEHGLHTVTEEERVWNEQLR, from the coding sequence ATGGAGATTGAGGTCTTGATCGACGCACTTGCGCGACCCGATGCCTATGAGCATCGGGTCGATGCGGTTGAGGTCCATCAAACGCACATCTCGGTCGTCTTTCTGGCGGGTCCGTATGCCTACAAGGTGAAGAAGTCGGTGAATTTTGGATTCGTGGATTTTTCGACCCTTGAACGGCGTCGTCATTTTTGTGAGGAGGAGATTCGACTGAACCGTCGATTGGCCCCAAACGTCTACCTCGGCGTGGTGCCGGTGACGCGATCGGGCGATCGTCTCCGGATGGAGGGGCTAGGTGATGTGGTTGAGTGGGCCGTGAAGATGGAGCGGCTCGACGAGACGATGACGCTGAAGCATCAGGTTAAGGAATGCGGGTTGGGCGGTCAGGAACTGGAGCACGCGATCGGGACGATTGTCGCTCGACTGGTCGCGTTTTATGGACTGGCTGATCGGAACGCGGCGATCGCCGATGCGGCTGGGTTCGAGGCGGTGGCCCGCAACGCGGAGGACAATTTTGTCAGCTCCGAGCCGTTGGTGGGACGATCGGTCAGTCGATCGGTCATTGATCGGCTCCGAGCCTTGACGCACTGGGAACTCGAGCGGCTTCGGCCCCTGGTGATGGCGAGAGCGGATCGGGGCGTCCCGTGCGATGGGCATGGAGACTTGCGTCTCGATCACATTTATCTCAGACCCGATCGTTGTCCGCCGGACGATCTGGTGATCGTCGATTGCATCGAGTTCAGCGATTGGTTGCGGTCGGTCGATCCTGTCGCAGATCTGGCATTCCTGGCGATGGATTTGCTTGCTGCGCGAGGGGATCGATCCGGTGTGAGGGCGGTGATCCAGGCCTATGAAGCCCTTTCCGGAGATGAGGAAGGCCGGCCCCTCTGGCCCTTCTTCATCGCTTACCGGGCGGTGGTTCGAGCGAAGGTCGATGGATTGGCTGCCTTACAGCCCGAGCGGAGCGACGAGGACCGGGCCGAGGCGATCCAGAAAGCGCGAGGGCACTGGTTGCGGGCACTTGGAGAGCTGGAGGACGCGAGCCGACGGCCCTGTCTTGTGCTGGTGGCTGGGGCTCCGGGTGCCGGAAAATCGACCCTGGCACGGGGGCTGGCCGATCGATCCGGGTTCGAGGTGATCCGATCGGACGTGGTGCGGAAGGAGCTGGCGGGCCTGAGTCCCACGCATTCCGCCGCCGCCGATTTTGGTGAGGGGATTTATACATCGGAATGGACCGAGCGGACGTATGCCGAGTGTCTGCGACGGGCCGAGGCGATGCTGTTTGAAGGGCGTCGGGTCGTGGTGGACGCCAGCTTTGCGCGAGAGGAGCAGCGCTTGCGGTTCCTCAAGGCCGCCCGATCCCTGGGAGTTCCGGCGGTCTTCTTGAACATGGTCGCGCCGTTGGAGGTTCTCCGGGATCGGCTGGCCAGGCGGACGGGAGATGCCTCGGACGCGGGTCCGGAGATGGCGGAACAGGCATTCCGGGCCTGGGAACAACCGGAGGATCAGGAGGTCATCGCTCGGCAATTGGCGATCATGGTGCGAGACGACCCGAACGGCACGCTGGGTGAGGCGCTTGTTCGGCTTGACACCGAGCATGGCCTGCATACCGTGACCGAGGAGGAGCGAGTGTGGAACGAGCAGCTACGGTAA
- the ggt gene encoding gamma-glutamyltransferase, producing the protein MSRSTLSALLLVATMTSLASAHDRPTGPIHKTRSAVLARQGMAATSQPLAVQAAIRVLQDGGNAIDAAIAANAVIGVVEPMSCGIGGDLFAIVWDAKSGKLQGLNASGRAPKRATMDYYREQGHEYVPIYGPLSWSVPGCVDGWATLHERFGSMPMADLLAPAIQYAEEGFPVSEVIAANWKDDEERLAAVPSSAECLLPGGKAPGFGDVFRNPDLARTLRFIAEEGPAAFYRGAPARAMVAYSNEVGGLFAREDFESHESTWVDPVSTNYRGYDVWELPPNGQGIAALQMLNILEGFDLASLGHNSAEALHLMIEAKKLAFEDRATYYADPAFAEVPVDRLISKEYAETRAALVDPDRALTEVEPGPMQQGDTIYLTVVDKDFNCVSLIQSNFHSFGSQHVPRGLGFALQNRGSWFALDPSHANRLEPGKRPFHTIIPAFVTKDGRPWLSFGVMGGDMQPQGHVQVLCNMIDFGMDVQEAGEAARFRHFGSSEPTGQPGDGGGAVSLESGIGPDVRNALKAKGHRIDDRPGSYGGYQAIRIDLERGVLMGGSDPRKDGAAIGY; encoded by the coding sequence ATGAGTCGTTCGACCTTGTCGGCCCTGTTGCTCGTTGCCACCATGACCAGCCTCGCCAGTGCCCACGACCGCCCGACCGGGCCGATCCACAAGACTCGGTCGGCCGTGCTTGCCCGGCAGGGGATGGCCGCGACGAGCCAACCCCTGGCAGTTCAGGCGGCCATCCGGGTCTTGCAGGATGGCGGAAACGCGATTGACGCGGCGATCGCCGCGAACGCGGTGATCGGGGTGGTGGAGCCGATGTCTTGCGGAATCGGCGGCGACCTGTTCGCAATCGTCTGGGATGCGAAGTCGGGCAAGCTGCAAGGTCTCAACGCATCGGGGCGGGCTCCGAAACGAGCGACGATGGATTATTACCGTGAGCAAGGGCATGAGTATGTCCCGATTTATGGGCCGTTGAGCTGGTCGGTTCCTGGCTGCGTGGACGGCTGGGCCACGTTGCACGAGCGGTTCGGATCGATGCCGATGGCGGATTTGCTTGCTCCGGCGATCCAATACGCCGAGGAGGGATTCCCGGTCAGCGAGGTGATCGCGGCGAACTGGAAGGATGACGAGGAGCGACTTGCGGCGGTTCCGTCCTCGGCTGAGTGTCTGCTGCCGGGAGGCAAGGCGCCCGGGTTCGGCGACGTCTTCCGAAATCCTGACCTGGCACGAACCCTGCGGTTCATCGCGGAGGAAGGTCCGGCGGCCTTTTATCGTGGTGCGCCGGCGAGGGCGATGGTGGCGTACTCGAACGAGGTCGGCGGGCTGTTTGCTCGGGAAGACTTTGAATCGCATGAAAGTACGTGGGTCGATCCCGTTTCAACGAACTACCGAGGGTACGACGTCTGGGAACTGCCACCGAACGGCCAGGGGATCGCTGCGCTGCAAATGCTGAACATCCTCGAAGGCTTCGATCTGGCAAGTCTTGGTCATAACTCGGCCGAGGCGTTGCATCTGATGATCGAGGCCAAGAAACTGGCGTTCGAGGATCGGGCGACGTACTACGCCGATCCGGCGTTTGCCGAAGTGCCGGTTGATCGCCTGATTTCGAAGGAGTATGCCGAAACGCGAGCGGCCCTGGTCGATCCGGACCGAGCGCTGACGGAGGTTGAGCCGGGACCGATGCAGCAGGGAGATACGATTTATCTGACGGTCGTGGACAAGGACTTCAACTGCGTGAGCCTGATCCAAAGTAATTTCCACAGTTTTGGATCGCAGCATGTGCCCCGAGGCCTGGGGTTCGCGTTGCAGAATCGCGGTTCGTGGTTCGCACTGGATCCGTCACACGCGAATCGTCTGGAACCGGGCAAGCGACCGTTTCATACGATCATTCCGGCGTTTGTGACGAAGGATGGTCGTCCCTGGCTGAGCTTCGGCGTGATGGGCGGTGATATGCAGCCGCAAGGTCATGTGCAGGTGCTTTGCAACATGATCGATTTCGGGATGGATGTTCAGGAGGCTGGAGAGGCGGCGCGGTTCCGTCATTTCGGATCGTCGGAGCCGACGGGGCAGCCGGGAGACGGCGGGGGAGCCGTCTCGCTCGAATCGGGGATTGGGCCGGACGTTCGCAACGCGCTGAAGGCGAAGGGGCACCGGATTGACGATCGGCCAGGGAGTTACGGAGGTTACCAGGCGATTCGGATTGATCTGGAGCGTGGGGTGCTGATGGGGGGCTCCGATCCTCGGAAAGACGGCGCGGCGATCGGCTACTGA